The genomic stretch TGCATAGGTTTGAGGATCACCATGTAGTGCTTGCCTGCACCCCAAAGCAACCATACCTTCTGCCCAGTCTGATGGCTGCTCCTCACTTCCTACTCAGTGTCtgtaagaatgagaaattactgATGGTAGGCAATTGTTTCAGGGGCCTGATCTCCTGAGGAACAGGACAGAACCTAGCAATTCTTCCATTCTGAATCACTTATGATGGTTTTGCACTGGATGATTTCTAAGTCTGGCCTCTGCAGATGTTGTACTTCCATAGTTAGCACAGTTAGCACTAGATAATCCCCCTTGCAGATTTTGCCCAGAGAGGAACAACTGGATGTTATCAACCATCACAAGTCTGGCAGACACAGAGACCTGAAGCTTAagtggtagtgtgtgtgtgtgtgtgtgtgtgtgtgtgtgtgtgtgtgcgcgcacgcgcatgtgcacgtgtgtgtatgtgactTGCTCCTAAGAATTCCTATATCCAGTCAGAATGTCACCAAATTGATATCAGAATGTGACTTGGTAAATTTTAAGAGTGAAGATGATGTGCCAATGGTATGCATTGCagtcaaaatatcattttaaagattagatagatagatatccacatagagatagatatagatataaatatagatatagataaatgGAAAACCTGTAGAGATGAAGGGGAATTGGGGGTAGCAAAGGGGAATTTTGGGGGACTGAAGTCAAGCAACGGATATTCtgtgcttgtatgattatgtctaAATGGACCCAAGtattatgtttaactataatgtactaataaaaacataaaatataactctagaatgtttaaaataaaaaaaatagtggaaGTGCTCTGtaaacatatggaaataaaaatatccagtgCTATAAAATAACTCAACTCTGGCTAAGATTTAGTCTACTTAGAAATGCAAAGGAGAGAATTTCAGTTTCCATCTGAACTCAGGCCTGGAGAGTGAGTGGGTGGTTCTGCTGGGAGGACTAGGAGAGCTTCCTTACTCTGCAGCCTACCTACCAGTTCCCACATGCACTACGTTGCCCTTCACCCCCCGGAGCAGGCAAGACAGTGATGGCAGAGTATTAGGTGTCAAATACTCTTAGTCCCAAtgctgtttatttctttatccaACAGCTTTACACTATGTGAAAAACAGTCTCCATCACAGGATCCTGTATACACACCAGTCCACATGGTCCAGAATGACAAAGACACAGTGTTTAAGAATGataatacttattttataatttttatggttttattgtaAGAACATATATTAAGGTGATTTTTAAGCTTGCGACACTAGATTGTGGAAAATATGTGGGGGGATGTAGGAAAGAAATATGaactgaaggagaaaaaggaaagatgtcTGCTATTCTGGTCCTAGAGAAATACTTATTCCTGTattgttcactttttttcatttacaacttttaattaaatttttgaatGGGGATAATTGCAGATGAGCATGCATATGCCAGAAATGACACAGAGCGATCCACGCATCCTTTCCTCATTTTCCCAAATTGTAGCATCTCACAAAACTAGAGTGCTTTATCACACCTGTGATATTAACACTGATAACATCAAAAGGCAGAAAGGGTTCCATTAGCCAGGTCCCTACTACCTCCCTTTAATAGGAAGGTccactcctcctctctcctgcctgtAACCTAAGAACAATGATCTATTTATCATTTATACACTGTTATCACTTTAATATGTTATCTAGAATACAAAAGTATCCACCAAGAAAAAATAGTGAGTAGATACCTCTGGGGGGCCTGTCTAGCCCAAGACTTTGATAGGTGTCATGGACACTGAGCTGCCATAGAAGCAGGACCCTACATATTAGAGCAATGTCGAAGCTGGACATTGCTACAGGACCAGCATGTCCTGTGGTTCTATGGCACAGTGGGGTGGATGTAGCTAATAATAATGCATAGTATATCTCAGAATTCTTAGAAGAGAGGATTTGAATGTagtcaccataaagaaatgatggaTGTTTAAGGCAATGAATATACCAACTATTCTGAGTGGATCCTTGCCTCATGTATACATGGATCAAAATACTTTGCAtaatagatatacataaaggtgaaattcactgtagtatatccATAGCATAGATTGTCCATTTCATATTAACCTAATTTTTAAACatctacaaataaatagaaagaaaaccagtAGAATCATCTTTCaggggaaaaggggaggaaggatGAGAGGCAAAAGGGAAATACTAGAGAccaaagtggagcaaattatattccatagcTCTACAATTATGCAAAAATTACccccaatattatgtatgacTAAAATACACTAAAACCTATAATGCATAAAAtatgtacctcataaatatgtaaaatattgtgtcaatcaaaaattaaatgaattaatcttGTAAACCACAGTCACCAGTGTTTAGGTttgattgttttttaatgtggtgctgagggtggaacccagtcCTCACACTTgcagggcaagtgctctaccactgagctgacaTCCCAGCCTGTGACCAGTTCTTAAAAGCACCAGTGTGCTAAGTTCTATATGATCAAGAAGAGGAGTCAAGGTCGTGATgttcaaagagaaaaagtgacCTCACATTTACCTCAACTACTAATTGCATTGTCTCAGTCATCACTATGAATTTCATTAATTGCCTCAGTCATCacatctgcttttctttcctgggAATGTTAAAAATCATGACTAGTTTTACAgtaatatgaaagaaatattacTCAATAAAATATGCCATGGATGaattaattgttcttttaaaatcctTGATGGTATATGACATAACGGTAATTTCCAAACATTTCCAAACATTATTTGGAATAATTGTGGAGAATCACACAACCATAGAGCTAAAACTTAACCAGAGCACAAACCTTAATGCAGAAGATTGGAGGTGCAGACAGGTGGACATCAAGGGATGAAACCCCAGGAGGCAAACAGGAGGAGAAAGTTGCACGTCCACCATCTCATCAAAGATCCCCACTGTGGCCTGGGGCTCTGAAGCCTGGGCATGGGCTTCTGCAGACAAtggatcattttatattttccctccAAAGAGACTTTTCAGGGCTCTCTTTACATCATTATTTCTCAgactgtagataaaggggttcagcatgggggtgaccacagtgtacatcaccaAAGCTGTTGAAGTGGAGTGTGAGCTGTGGGTTGCAGCAGAGCTAAGGTACACACCTAGGCCCGTGCAGTAAAATAAGGAGACCACGGAGAGGTGAGacacacaggtggagaaggctttgtactttcCTTGAGCAGAAGAGATTGCACggatggaggacactatcttggagtaggagtaaaggatGCCAGCGAGGGGACAAGTAGCCAACAGCACAAGTGCAAAATACATCACCACGTCATTAAggaaggtgtcagaacaggcaagTTGGACCACCTGGttgagttcacagaaaaagtgggggatttcCAAATGTGTGCAGAAGGACAGACGCAACACCATTAAGCTTTGTAGCAGGGCATGCAGGACACTCAGAATCCAGCACACCAGAACCAGCAAACCACAGAGCTGAGGATTCATGATGACAGTGTAGTGCagtgggtgacagatggccacaaacctgtcataggccatcacagacAGGAGAAAGTTGTCCAACTCtacaaaaatcaggaaaaagcaCATCTGGGTGATGCAGCCTGCATGGGTAatggccttgctctgtgtctggatattcaccagcatctttgggatggtggtggaggtgaagcagatgtccacaaaggacaggttggagaggaagaagtacatgggcgtgtgcaggtgggagtctgagatggtggccaggatgatgagcaggttccccagcacagtgaccaggtacatggagaggaaaagcccaaagatgaggggctgcagttctgggtcctctgaaaATCCCAGAAGGAGGAATTCTGAAACGCTTGTATTGTTTCCTGGTTCCATGAGGTGGATGTTActactgaaaatagaaaaataatattactgCTTTTTGCACACATGGACACTCCCAATATGGTTGAAATGttacaatttatattttccaataaataaattaacttctGTGGTATCATGGGTCTGGTCATCCTAGGCCATCCCTAGTGCCAGTATTAATGAGAAATTCCTGTCTCACTCTATGCCTTTCCACAAGAGTTCATGCATTGTACAGAATTAATGAGAAAATACTTCTTACCATTGAGGAGTACTTGTGGGTTGCTGACCTCATTCCAAGCAACATCCAGACCTTAACCAAATCTCCTACATCCCAGTGATGTGCAAAGAACACGTGCACAGAGGTAAATTATAGGTATGTTACATTTTTATGCAAATGATTTATCACATATATTGTCATATGTGACAAGTTACTGAACAATATACATCAAATATGTGTGGTcctgaatgatctcgctgataagcgaatgatgatacagaatggggggtgggaagggttagggttaaggttatgGTTAGGGGTAGGGTTAAGgtggggggcaaaaatggaggaaggaaggactgtttagagggaaaagaggggtaggaggggtgggggaaaggaaaaagaaacagaatgaatcaaacaacattgccctatgtaaatttatgattacacaaaaggtatgcctttactccatgtacaaacagaaaaacagaaaaacaacatgtatctcatttgtttacagtaaaaaaaaatgctactgggaaaaaaatgtgtgGTCCTTTGAAAATTAATTGTAACTTAATAaagctactttaaaaagaaataatcatataGCTTGCCTGATGATGAAGCACGtacgataaaaaaaaaagcagttataATGCAGACAGCAGATGAGAGGTTgtatttaagtgtgtgtgtgtgtgtgtgtgtgtgtgtgtgtgtgtgtgtgtgtgttgctagggatttcacccagggccttgtatatgctaagCAGGTGTTCTAGGGCTCTCGCACTGACTCACACCCCCAGCTCCAGGACTGTTTTTAGTAGGTGACCAGAAGCTCAGTAGAGAATGTGACAATTGAACAGAGTTCTCAGGAGATCCAGCAGAAGCCAGCAGGCCAGCAGGCATTTCTACCTGGCAGAAGGAATtcccagtgcaaaggccctgagtcAGAAGCATGTTTAGGAAATCCAAAGGCATCAAGCAGCCAGTGTGAAGAGGtcaatgaggaagaggaagagtgaTCAGAGATGGTGTCAGAGGATGCTGAGGAAAGAGGTGGCCTCCCTGCTGGAGCTGAATCTGCCTGAGACAGGGAGGACTTCCTCCCCACTACACCTTCACATATTGTTAACTTCCTTCCCAGCATCCATTGAATGGAAATGGACATGCTACATGTTACCTTTATTGTTAAATATGTACTATGACCATCACCTTGGACTATCCGAGTCCCAGAGCCCTGCCCTGAGGagagcacacatgcacacacaccacactgtCAATACTGTGGCCTCTGACCTTCACACTGCACTGTTATGCTTCTAGTGTATACAATGCAAGGTGGCCAGCTCAAATTGTCTTACCCCTGATGCAAAAATGGCATCCAGAATGACCATTTTGTAAGCCTCTCATGAACAAATAAGCATGCAGCCAATAATGTTACATTTTGCTAGATTACATTCTGCATTTAAAGAAACACACAGGGAAAGATATCAATAAGCAAAAATAGTGTAATGAAATGGACATGGTGGGGGAGTGAGGTAATAAGCCCAGATGGTGTCTGAGAGACCAAGAGGAAGAAGTCACTCCCTTGGTTCTGGGTATGTTCCAGCCCAGGGTCTGTCTCCTGGGCACCctgcaaaaataagaaaggggcAGAAATAAACAACATCCAAAGTCAAAAATAGCAATGTCTTTATGATTTCAAAGTGATACAGAAAGGACacaaagataaaatgattaaGGAGAATAAATTAACAATTCACAAAAGAATCCACAAAGTACGACCAAATCTTGTCTTGTTTCTATATGAGGCAGAAACTCTTGCTTTTCCTGTGCCTCTTCCAGACCTCCTTGACCAATGGGTTTTGCTATGGTGGCTGAGGATTTCCTTTCCTCACTTCTCTCCTGTGGCATCTGTTCTTTGCTATGCTTGGGCTTTGGATTTTAATCATCTATTGTTTTTCTTACCAAAGCCCCCGGGTGCACTCTGGCCCTGTTTCTGGTCTTCATCCAACAAGCAGAGGTCTCTCCAGTCATTCCTTGAAAAACCACACGTCATGAGAGTCCTGTCCCTTTGCTTCCTTCCTATGACTGGGGCCTTGTGTTATAACACATGCATTTCACATTACTCAGTCTATGACCTTATAAAACCCAATCCAGGTGAGCAAAGACTTCACCTGCTCTGTTCACCATCCTATCTTCACAAAGGTACTGAAGTCTATCTGTGACTActagagaaaaatgtaagaaagtaGTAAAATATGTAATTCAAAACTGCAAGGAGAATGCAACTAGATTCTATGGGACTACTTCCAAACAACTGTGTTCAACAAGCTGAATGGAGCCTCAAAAGCTAGCAGGAACCCGGTGGCACtatggctcagtagcagagcacttgtcACCATGACCAAGGCTCTGGTTCTATCCTTTGCAACACAAAACCCAAAACTACCTGGAACAAGACTAATAGGAGCAAGTCCAAGACATCAACATGAATTAGTAATTAAATCAACAAAAGCTTTAGCATATCAGAATATAACATGTAATGTTCCTATGATAAcctgaaattaataaattctcagctatcatttgttgaatgaataaagaatttaGTCTGAGTTTATGTGGACATTTTATATATGACAAAGTTTCATTTCAATTTAGTAGAAGATTAGATTGTGGAATTAATGCTCGCATAAATGTCTGcctggaagaaaatgaagttggCCCCCTACCTCACTATCaggatatttcatatttttgcttttatgttacttgtctttttagatacacatgagatttacatattacacatacatggagtataacttattctaattagggtcctattcttgtggttggagcagggaggggaagaagagaagtccattggattagacaaaggggaatgagggaagggaggagaggggagcaggAAGGACAGTATGATTAATTGGACATACTTTCCTATCCTTGTGTTTGAATATACGAcaagggtaactccacatcacgcacaaccacaagaataggaaatttatagttttaaattaaaacacGTTAAGAGCTCCCATTCAGTccctcattttgaaatatttattaagaaaggATATACTTAGTTCTTATTGTGTACTATAATCTGAGATTAGCACCTGACAAGAATTCTGCCATTTCATGTTTACTAAGGTCTATTCTATGCAGTCTATTCTGTGTAATGATACCATTGTGAACTCCATCCACTGCAGAACTTGGGCTGACCAATGCTATTACATTAAGGAGAGATGGGACCTTCATTTGAATTCTGGCATGACATTTACTCTTCTCAAATAAGGGGCTCTGGTTCTCAACTACATATGTTTTTCCCCTGGGGATAATTGGCAATGTCTGCAGCATGGTACTAAACACCCACAGCAGCTCCcaacacaaaaaaaattatcctGCCCCCACATGTCAGCCTTGAGGAGGTGATCCGAACCAATTCTAGACCAACTTCATCATTCAGAAGACTTACCAGGGATGCAAGTTCCACTGCAAATTGTGAGGACATGGGTCTCCTGAAACTCTGTAATTTAGTAAGGTCCAAAGTGGTCCTGGTACTGTAGGTCCTGGTCTGTGGATCTCACTTTGAGTAGCAGGCTGTGATGCTCTGTGGAGTCTGGTGTAGGTAGTTTTAGGTCTTCTCCTCCTAAATCATCATTGTGTGTTATTCCTGAAGGAAGTGCATCTACTCAATCTAGAGACAGTAATATTTCCTGTCCAGTTATTATTATATAGTCTTTTATATTATAGGGGAGTGAAGCCAGAAGTGACCTACCAGTGAGATACACAACTGgatctttttaatattaatttatttattaatttagagCCAGGGTGTCCATAACTTGCCCAGATTGGCCTAAAAATTGTCACCTGCTATCCTCAACCTCCAAGTCACTAGGATGAAAGGTGTGCACAACCATTGCCTGTCAATCATTCTACATGGAAGCTCTTACATGGCAACTAATGTAATTCTGAAAAAGACATTTTAGTAGGCAGAATAATGATCTCCTAAGGATGTCTGGAACCTAATTCAAAGAAAGTTTGAATACGCTGGATTAAAAAGTATAatcattcctttccctttttaatgatttattatcGTGTTGTGGTTATATATAACAGTGGTGCTCATTGTGACATACTCACACTTGCATGGAATAgtatttgctccatttcagaCCCCAGGacttcctctctctgctcttctccctctcctaTTTCCCCTCCTGTACTCTCCTGGTCGTCCCTCTATTTATTTACTGTATTCATTTGGTGCTTTATAGACAGACAAGAAGGTGGAATTCACGGCAGTGTGTTCATGTGTAGATATGGCATAGTGGGTAGATGCCCTCCCTTTCCCCGTCGCTCCTCCAACCTCCTCTGTCCCTTTCCTTGACACCATTATTCTCCCGTCTAGTTTCATAAGATAGCCTTTCATATGCCTCATTGCTCTCTAGAAAATTTGACTCTCGATGTTCTGAGCCTGGCTTGtttcatttagcacaatgttCTCTAGGACC from Sciurus carolinensis chromosome 17, mSciCar1.2, whole genome shotgun sequence encodes the following:
- the LOC124969210 gene encoding olfactory receptor 7A10-like; translated protein: MEPGNNTSVSEFLLLGFSEDPELQPLIFGLFLSMYLVTVLGNLLIILATISDSHLHTPMYFFLSNLSFVDICFTSTTIPKMLVNIQTQSKAITHAGCITQMCFFLIFVELDNFLLSVMAYDRFVAICHPLHYTVIMNPQLCGLLVLVCWILSVLHALLQSLMVLRLSFCTHLEIPHFFCELNQVVQLACSDTFLNDVVMYFALVLLATCPLAGILYSYSKIVSSIRAISSAQGKYKAFSTCVSHLSVVSLFYCTGLGVYLSSAATHSSHSTSTALVMYTVVTPMLNPFIYSLRNNDVKRALKSLFGGKI